From Streptomyces sp. NBC_01754, a single genomic window includes:
- a CDS encoding roadblock/LC7 domain-containing protein, whose translation MTRTTATLQDLDWLLDGLVDSVAETRNAVLLSDDGLVVSHSQTIERADAERLAAICTGQQSLARGVGQLFDGGTVHQVIVELADLWLFIITAGQGTHLAVVASQEVDAEVMSLAMHNLVQQVGQKLTAPARGDFDAFGTGDGQRV comes from the coding sequence ATGACACGCACAACGGCCACCCTCCAGGATCTGGACTGGCTCCTCGACGGTTTGGTGGACTCGGTCGCCGAGACCAGGAACGCCGTGCTGCTCTCCGACGACGGTCTGGTCGTGAGTCACTCACAGACCATCGAGCGGGCGGACGCCGAACGGCTCGCCGCGATATGCACGGGCCAGCAGAGCCTCGCGCGCGGGGTCGGCCAGCTGTTCGACGGCGGCACCGTGCATCAGGTCATCGTCGAGCTCGCCGATCTCTGGCTGTTCATCATCACGGCCGGCCAGGGCACCCACCTCGCCGTCGTCGCCTCTCAGGAGGTCGACGCCGAGGTGATGTCCCTGGCGATGCACAACCTCGTGCAGCAGGTCGGCCAGAAGCTCACGGCGCCGGCGCGCGGTGACTTCGACGCCTTCGGTACCGGGGACGGGCAGCGGGTGTGA
- a CDS encoding FAD-dependent monooxygenase yields the protein MTTPLRVLVHGGGIGGLTLAVALARRGHTVEVAELRDELDVLGVGIIQPSNALHVMREIGVLDACVAAGFEWETLTICDPAGATLARIPQPRMDGAPASNGIPRPALARVLADATAAAGVPIRFGATITGLADDGSGVDVTLSDGSSARWDLVVGFDGIGSPLRTRLHGDRFAPEYTGFANWRVTVPRLPQVQGVVVSAGNSSTKALLTPITDDLMYLAAVTAEEPDFRPDPARAHEQLEERLAAFGGPVAEALAGVTGPDTVVYSRISQVTVDGPWHAGRVVIAGDAAHASTPNLAQGAAMAVEDALVLAQTLDAEDDVAAALAAWEARRRPRAMFVQNLSRALLKEETGSETTPEEDELLKVGMPGAAHVLVKPY from the coding sequence ATGACAACCCCCCTACGCGTCCTCGTGCACGGCGGCGGCATCGGCGGACTGACCCTCGCCGTCGCACTCGCCCGGCGTGGTCACACCGTCGAGGTCGCCGAGCTCCGTGACGAGCTGGACGTACTCGGCGTCGGCATCATCCAGCCGTCCAACGCCCTGCACGTCATGCGTGAGATCGGTGTGCTCGACGCCTGTGTGGCGGCCGGTTTCGAGTGGGAGACGCTGACCATCTGCGACCCGGCCGGCGCCACACTCGCCCGGATCCCGCAGCCGAGGATGGACGGAGCCCCGGCCAGCAACGGCATACCGCGCCCCGCCCTGGCCAGGGTGCTCGCCGACGCCACCGCCGCCGCCGGGGTCCCGATACGCTTCGGTGCGACGATCACCGGACTCGCCGACGACGGTTCCGGCGTCGACGTCACCCTCTCCGACGGTTCCTCCGCCCGCTGGGACCTGGTCGTCGGCTTCGACGGCATCGGCTCGCCGTTGCGGACCCGGCTCCACGGCGACCGGTTCGCCCCCGAGTACACCGGCTTCGCCAACTGGCGGGTCACCGTGCCGCGGCTTCCGCAGGTCCAGGGTGTCGTGGTCAGCGCGGGCAACTCGTCCACCAAGGCGCTGCTCACACCGATCACGGACGACCTGATGTACCTGGCCGCCGTGACGGCCGAGGAACCGGACTTCCGTCCGGACCCCGCCCGGGCGCACGAGCAGCTCGAGGAGCGCCTCGCGGCGTTCGGCGGACCCGTCGCCGAGGCCCTGGCAGGGGTCACCGGGCCGGACACCGTCGTCTACTCGCGGATCTCGCAGGTCACGGTGGACGGGCCCTGGCACGCCGGCCGGGTCGTCATCGCCGGTGACGCCGCACACGCGAGCACCCCCAACCTCGCGCAGGGTGCGGCGATGGCCGTGGAGGACGCCCTGGTCCTGGCGCAGACGCTGGACGCCGAGGACGACGTGGCCGCGGCGCTCGCCGCGTGGGAGGCCCGGCGGCGGCCGCGCGCCATGTTCGTGCAGAACCTGTCGCGCGCCCTCCTGAAGGAGGAGACGGGCAGCGAGACGACACCCGAGGAGGACGAACTCCTGAAGGTGGGCATGCCGGGCGCGGCCCATGTGCTGGTCAAACCGTACTGA
- a CDS encoding nitrate- and nitrite sensing domain-containing protein, with the protein MAGPIVKEHPLRTRASRRTDSTHMSLRTALLVLAVVPGVALAALWAVTSGQTLLDFQRQAAQGLLAAQAGQPSNIVYYNLQEERRLSAEALSRPDASRTALEQQRARTDEAVDTFQSLSDVSADDAPAEVRDAVGRAREAMNQLPAQRTLVDEGDGRQQKAVYAYYTDLIAVDLQLFAALSHVDNGEITQLGQPLVDLFWAKEMISRSDAVLARGWAAGRLSTEDLQEVREAVSGQAFQTGTKVVPYLPENEQDQWRELTEGSAWAAKTEIEKRVLGPVAADRSGFVELDADETAWREAMDAVTPRLVDLLEQRTDAVVATGKDSVMSLLVKMVLTSVIGLVAVVVVAWTTWRLTRTLRRRVLGLQERAEELEKALPDVIERLAQGEKIDVEAEARAIDAPGEGGDELTRLGGALNQARTSALEAAVRQADQHRGFERLLQRIARRTQQLIGQQLKKLDELERKHEDPEILDGLFDLDHLTARLRRYEENLVILSGGSPHRRWRKPVPLLDVMRAAQGEVQDYRRVVLDLDSDPWLSERAVGPVSHVLAELIENALSFSRPPSPVEVRAAKVSRGLAVEVEDRGLGMDEEQLAHANELMSRPPRMDVLAHAEDIRLGLYVIARLADQHGLRVEFRPSAFGGTRVVVLIPDELTVPGPRSGPVAVAAVPDAPAPSAPELAPDDPSEPLPARVRGRAPAGVTTLADHPARSDRPAGHLGGPERHVPSAGPADGPGTPYGTPDQPPYGAFADPYPAGSGRPFPDAEQPGPVSGHPYTGPEEPYGTAGEPFTGHPYPVTGERHPAPDQTYGPYPPAGGAPRPHDDVPGHEPAPRPPAAPVPAAGPEAAATGTADRPSPAVTGGEPPLPRRVRQASLVDELRVGPTSRNSPPKPPSWDENPLLRPAPRRAGAAIGAFQRRSRAARAAAEPPRPPDHPTPPSS; encoded by the coding sequence TTGGCCGGCCCCATCGTCAAGGAGCACCCCCTGCGCACGCGCGCGTCCCGGCGGACCGACTCGACACACATGTCGTTGCGGACAGCCCTTCTCGTCCTGGCCGTCGTCCCCGGTGTCGCCCTGGCAGCCCTCTGGGCGGTCACCAGCGGCCAGACACTGCTCGACTTCCAACGCCAGGCAGCCCAAGGACTCTTGGCCGCGCAAGCCGGCCAACCGTCCAACATCGTCTACTACAACCTCCAGGAGGAACGTCGGCTCAGCGCGGAGGCGCTGTCCCGCCCGGACGCCTCCCGTACGGCGCTGGAACAGCAGCGCGCCCGCACCGACGAGGCGGTCGACACCTTCCAGTCGCTCTCGGACGTGAGCGCCGACGACGCCCCCGCCGAGGTGCGGGACGCGGTCGGCAGGGCACGAGAGGCCATGAACCAGCTGCCCGCCCAGCGCACCCTGGTCGACGAGGGTGACGGCAGGCAGCAGAAGGCCGTCTACGCGTACTACACGGACCTGATCGCCGTGGACCTCCAGCTCTTCGCGGCGCTCAGCCATGTGGACAACGGCGAGATCACCCAGTTGGGACAACCGCTCGTGGACCTCTTCTGGGCCAAGGAGATGATCTCCCGCTCGGACGCGGTCCTGGCCCGCGGCTGGGCCGCGGGCAGGCTGAGCACGGAGGACCTCCAGGAGGTCCGGGAAGCGGTCTCCGGCCAGGCCTTCCAGACCGGGACCAAGGTCGTCCCCTACCTGCCCGAGAACGAGCAGGACCAGTGGCGGGAGCTGACGGAGGGTTCCGCCTGGGCGGCCAAGACGGAGATCGAGAAGCGGGTCCTGGGCCCGGTGGCGGCCGACCGGTCCGGCTTCGTCGAGCTGGACGCGGACGAGACGGCCTGGCGTGAGGCCATGGACGCGGTCACCCCGCGGCTGGTCGACCTGCTGGAGCAGCGCACCGACGCGGTCGTGGCGACGGGCAAGGACAGCGTCATGTCGCTGCTCGTCAAGATGGTCCTCACCTCGGTGATCGGTCTGGTCGCGGTCGTCGTGGTGGCCTGGACCACCTGGCGTCTCACACGCACCCTCCGCCGGCGCGTCCTGGGGCTCCAGGAACGGGCCGAGGAACTGGAGAAGGCGCTTCCGGACGTCATCGAGCGGCTGGCGCAGGGCGAGAAGATCGACGTCGAGGCCGAGGCCCGCGCGATCGACGCCCCCGGGGAGGGCGGCGACGAGCTGACCCGGCTCGGCGGCGCGCTCAACCAGGCACGCACCAGTGCCCTCGAGGCCGCCGTCAGACAGGCGGACCAGCACCGCGGCTTCGAGCGGCTGCTCCAGCGCATCGCGCGCCGTACCCAGCAGCTGATCGGCCAGCAGCTGAAGAAACTGGACGAGCTCGAACGCAAGCACGAGGACCCGGAGATCCTCGACGGTCTCTTCGACCTGGACCACCTCACGGCACGTCTGCGCCGGTACGAGGAGAACCTGGTGATCCTCTCCGGCGGTTCGCCGCACCGGCGGTGGCGCAAGCCCGTGCCGCTGCTGGACGTCATGCGGGCGGCTCAGGGCGAGGTGCAGGACTACCGCCGGGTCGTGCTGGACCTCGACAGCGACCCGTGGCTGTCCGAGCGGGCCGTCGGCCCGGTCTCCCACGTCCTGGCCGAGCTCATCGAGAACGCGCTGAGCTTCTCCCGGCCGCCCAGCCCGGTCGAGGTACGCGCCGCCAAGGTGAGCCGGGGCCTGGCCGTCGAGGTCGAGGACCGCGGCCTGGGCATGGACGAGGAACAGCTCGCGCATGCCAACGAACTGATGAGCCGTCCGCCCCGGATGGACGTGCTGGCCCACGCCGAGGACATCCGGCTCGGCCTCTACGTGATCGCGCGTCTCGCGGACCAGCACGGACTGCGGGTGGAATTCCGGCCTTCCGCCTTCGGCGGTACCCGTGTGGTCGTCCTGATCCCCGACGAACTGACCGTTCCCGGGCCGCGCTCCGGGCCGGTGGCGGTGGCGGCGGTACCGGACGCCCCCGCCCCGTCCGCGCCGGAACTCGCCCCGGACGACCCCTCGGAGCCGCTGCCGGCCCGGGTACGGGGCAGGGCACCGGCCGGGGTCACCACCCTGGCCGACCACCCGGCCCGGTCCGACCGCCCGGCCGGACACCTCGGCGGACCGGAGCGGCACGTCCCGTCCGCCGGACCGGCGGACGGGCCCGGGACCCCGTACGGGACACCGGACCAGCCGCCGTACGGGGCCTTCGCCGACCCGTATCCGGCAGGGTCCGGCCGTCCCTTCCCCGACGCCGAGCAGCCCGGCCCGGTGTCCGGGCACCCGTACACCGGGCCGGAGGAGCCGTACGGGACGGCCGGGGAACCGTTCACCGGCCACCCGTACCCGGTCACCGGGGAGCGCCACCCGGCCCCGGACCAGACGTACGGCCCGTACCCCCCGGCCGGCGGCGCTCCGCGGCCCCACGACGACGTTCCCGGCCACGAGCCCGCCCCGCGTCCACCCGCCGCACCGGTCCCGGCCGCGGGGCCGGAGGCCGCCGCCACGGGCACGGCCGACCGGCCGTCCCCCGCGGTCACCGGCGGGGAACCCCCGCTGCCCCGCCGGGTGCGCCAGGCCAGCCTGGTGGACGAACTGCGGGTGGGCCCCACGTCCCGCAACAGCCCGCCCAAGCCTCCGAGCTGGGACGAGAACCCGCTGCTCCGGCCCGCCCCCCGCCGGGCCGGTGCCGCGATCGGGGCGTTCCAGCGAAGGTCCCGCGCGGCGCGTGCGGCGGCCGAGCCGCCGCGCCCGCCCGACCACCCCACCCCGCCCTCCTCATGA
- a CDS encoding GTP-binding protein: MTTSQTAPSAVKILVAGGFGVGKTTLVGAVSEVAPLRTEEYLTKASIGVDDLAGVGEKDTTTVALDFGRITVSQELVVYLFGTPGQERFWFMWNDLVNGALGGVVIADTRRLDTSFASIDFFESRDIPFVVAINCFHGHNTRTPDEIRTALDLDPHVPLLIGDVRRRTFGRDVLLALVDHLMSLPAAIG, translated from the coding sequence ATGACAACCAGCCAGACGGCGCCTTCCGCCGTCAAGATCCTCGTCGCCGGCGGTTTCGGCGTCGGGAAGACCACCCTGGTGGGCGCCGTCAGCGAGGTCGCTCCGCTGCGCACCGAGGAATACCTCACCAAGGCGAGCATCGGCGTCGACGACCTGGCGGGTGTCGGCGAGAAGGACACCACCACCGTGGCCCTGGACTTCGGCCGCATCACGGTCAGCCAGGAACTGGTGGTCTACCTCTTCGGCACACCCGGCCAGGAACGTTTCTGGTTCATGTGGAACGACCTGGTCAACGGCGCGCTCGGCGGAGTCGTGATCGCCGACACCCGCAGACTCGACACCAGTTTCGCCTCGATCGACTTCTTCGAGAGCCGGGACATCCCGTTCGTGGTGGCGATCAACTGCTTCCACGGGCACAACACCCGCACCCCGGACGAGATCCGGACCGCCCTCGACCTGGACCCGCACGTCCCGCTGCTGATCGGCGACGTCCGCCGGCGGACGTTCGGGCGCGATGTGCTGCTGGCGCTGGTCGACCACCTGATGAGCCTGCCCGCGGCCATCGGCTGA
- a CDS encoding DUF742 domain-containing protein, with the protein MVRPYTITRGRTAPERDDFSLITVLTTVEDPVDERGLPLRAGRLQPEHRAILDLCRRSAAVAEVSAGLDLPVSVTKILLADLVAQGLLLARAPLTVARASGGAGMGLLTAVRDGLRRL; encoded by the coding sequence ATGGTGCGGCCGTACACCATCACCCGTGGCCGGACCGCTCCCGAGCGGGACGACTTCAGCCTCATCACCGTGCTGACCACGGTCGAGGACCCGGTGGACGAGCGCGGTCTCCCGCTGCGCGCGGGCCGGCTCCAGCCCGAGCACCGCGCGATCCTCGACCTCTGCCGGCGGTCGGCCGCGGTCGCCGAGGTGTCCGCCGGCCTCGATCTGCCGGTCTCGGTCACCAAGATCCTGCTGGCGGACCTGGTCGCCCAGGGGCTGCTGCTGGCCCGTGCCCCGCTGACGGTGGCGCGGGCATCGGGCGGTGCCGGCATGGGCCTGCTCACCGCCGTACGTGACGGACTCCGGAGACTCTGA